Proteins encoded in a region of the Lepeophtheirus salmonis chromosome 6, UVic_Lsal_1.4, whole genome shotgun sequence genome:
- the mRpS7 gene encoding glucose-1-phosphate thymidylyltransferase isoform X1, translating into MTDKIKVIILAAGYGTRLEKDIDSTLDEELRSRLSGIPKPLLPIGGKSLINRWLTILENLENTFDPLINVVVNQKYFHLYEEWSNDVNSRDRSTLKVNLINDGSTNNDNRQGAIKAISLGIQYRLECSNFLVIAGDTLYLDDFKIDNIVHFFKKKCGTTILTCPVNEDDVSKRGIVEVDGKTKRVLSFIEKPLPHETKSRLQCPAFYLFNEDSIAFLEAFICETKYLPLVVRDAPGHFLSYLIPRSPVFGYSIKGRFDVGGLESYLECDKAFQNQG; encoded by the exons ATGAcagataaaattaaagtaatcatCTTAGCTGCCGGGTATGGTACAAGACTTGAGAAGGATATAGATAGCACTTTAGATGAGGAGCTCCGATCAAGATTAAGTGGCATTCCTAAGCCTCTTCTTCCCATTGGAGGCAAATCTTTGATTAATCGATGGCTCACTATTTTAGAGAATTTGGAGAATACATTTGACCCTCTCATCAATGTAGTTGTGaatcaaaagtattttcatcTCTATGAAGAATGGAGCAATGATGTCAATTCAAGAG ATAGGTCTACATTGAAAGTGAACTTGATTAACGACGGTAGTACAAACAATGACAACCGGCAAGGAGCAATAAAAGCCATCAGTCTTGGAATTCAATATAGATTAGAATGTTCAAATTTTCTCGTCATCGCTGGAGATACTCTTTATTTAGATGactttaaaatagataatattgtacattttttcaaaaaaaaatgtggaacaACTATCCTGACTTGTCCCGTGAACGAAGATGACGTTTCTAAACGGGGTATTGTCGAAGTTGATGGGAAAACAAAAAGGGTTctatcatttattgaaaaaccaCTGCCGCATGAAACAAAATCTAG ACTTCAATGTCCAGCTTTCTACCTTTTCAATGAAGACTCAATCGCCTTTTTAGAAGCTTTCATTTGTGAAACCAAGTATCTCCCCTTGGTTGTTCGAGATGCTCCTGGGCATTTTCTCTCTTATCTTATCCCAAGATCCCCTGTTTTTGGATACTCAATAAAAGGTAGGTTTGACGTTGGAGGACTTGAATCATACTTAGAATGTGATAAAGCTTTTCAAAATCAAGGCTAA